Within Bacillus sp. E(2018), the genomic segment CATGTGTTTGTACTCCGTCTTCTCGTTTATTTGCAATCTCAACCAGCTTCTCAATATCCGAAAATGAATATTTCCTCGTCCCTTTTTCAGTACGTTCTGGGAAAATCAATTTTCTTTCTTCGTAATAACGAATCTGTCTGAATGACAATCCTGTTAACTCACTTACAATACCTATTGAAATAACCTTCTTATCTTTATATGGTGTATTTTCAAAAGACATAGTGTAGCCACTCCTTCGCCCTACCCCCTCTTTTTACTATATCTCAATGAATCTTTCATTCAACAAAGCTGTTAGATTATCTCACTTACGTTTTCATTTCCTAGCCTTAACCGGTGTGACAAAAATTTTTAACACTAATTGAAACTAAAAGATTGTTAACGCGTAATTACTTGTGCATTCTATTTCAGTAATCTCAAGGAGCCTTCGATGAAGAAGATGACCGTGCTGACTGGTTTACTCATTTTGTTAACTGGGTGTGTGGATGATTCAAAACTGCGAACAGATCTTATTTCATTTCAAGAAGCTAATTCAGAGGTACAGTCTTTCTTCGAGACTGCTAAGAAGCAAAATGGCATCCATCTTTATCAAGATCAAAACGAAAGAATCTACCTATTGCTAAATGGAGTAAACATCTTACAAAATCAACCTGCAATCACATTCTCTAATTTTAAGGTAAAAGATGACGGTGCCACGCTTAAAGTCTTTTATGAAGTAGAGACGGTTGCTGATTATGAA encodes:
- a CDS encoding MerR family transcriptional regulator translates to MSFENTPYKDKKVISIGIVSELTGLSFRQIRYYEERKLIFPERTEKGTRKYSFSDIEKLVEIANKREDGVQTHEIRTEMKKGKEKQSEKNLLKGMLRGQFNAHFKSNHDQTS